From the genome of Sulfurovum sp. NBC37-1, one region includes:
- a CDS encoding DUF2779 domain-containing protein: MTLSKSQYIRGLQCYKSLWLYKHQPELRQKPDVQTESLFETGCEVGDLAKELFPNGIEITFNSDNFNGMIAKTKELIESGAEVIYEATFMEDGIFAMADILVRNGNIWDIYEVKASTYVKEYYLDDISIQWYTITKVLDLGRAYIVHINNKYVRTGDLSIRELLKREDMTDIVLERQEEIPQKLHEMEEILKGNEPHIDIGPHCFNPFECDFVPFCWRHIPQKNSVFDLSYARGKQWDLYRQGVLSIEEIPDDFYLGVNTALQVKHHKSGEVKIDKEKISEFLDTIVYPINFFDFETFQEAVPRFDNQRPYEKIPFQYSLHILHEDGILEHKEFLGDENSDPRELLSQQILQDIASTGSIVAFSQSFEITQIKNLAQANPNLSDALLALIDRFVDLAYPFQHKYYYHPGFNGRYSIKVVLPTLFPDNDELDYKKLGSVQNGSDAMNTFAKLHLLKDKNKREEIRKDLLAYCRLDTLAMVRIWEKLRDAVNENA; encoded by the coding sequence ATGACCCTATCCAAATCCCAATACATCCGTGGCTTGCAATGCTACAAGTCACTCTGGCTTTATAAACATCAACCCGAACTCAGACAAAAGCCAGATGTGCAAACCGAATCTCTTTTTGAAACAGGCTGCGAAGTCGGTGATCTTGCAAAAGAGCTTTTCCCAAATGGTATCGAGATAACTTTCAATAGCGATAACTTTAACGGCATGATAGCAAAAACCAAGGAGCTTATCGAAAGTGGTGCAGAGGTGATCTATGAGGCGACTTTCATGGAGGATGGCATTTTTGCTATGGCAGATATCTTGGTTAGAAACGGCAATATTTGGGATATCTATGAAGTTAAGGCTTCCACATATGTCAAAGAATATTACCTGGATGACATCTCCATCCAGTGGTATACCATCACGAAAGTGCTCGATCTTGGTCGTGCCTATATCGTGCATATCAACAACAAATATGTCCGAACAGGGGATTTAAGTATCAGAGAGCTGCTAAAGAGGGAGGATATGACCGATATCGTTCTTGAACGGCAGGAAGAGATTCCCCAAAAGCTTCATGAGATGGAAGAGATACTGAAAGGCAATGAACCTCATATAGATATAGGACCCCACTGTTTCAATCCGTTTGAGTGTGATTTTGTTCCATTCTGTTGGAGGCACATTCCTCAAAAGAACTCCGTATTTGACCTCTCATACGCCAGAGGGAAACAGTGGGATCTTTATAGGCAGGGAGTACTGAGCATTGAAGAGATTCCGGATGACTTTTACCTTGGTGTCAATACAGCACTCCAGGTAAAACATCACAAATCGGGTGAAGTAAAGATTGACAAAGAGAAGATCTCAGAGTTTCTGGATACTATAGTATATCCCATTAATTTCTTTGACTTCGAGACGTTTCAGGAGGCTGTACCCAGATTTGATAACCAAAGACCTTATGAGAAGATCCCTTTTCAATACTCTCTGCATATTCTCCATGAAGACGGCATATTGGAGCACAAAGAGTTTCTTGGGGATGAAAACAGTGACCCCAGAGAGCTTTTGTCACAGCAAATACTTCAAGACATTGCTTCGACTGGGTCGATAGTAGCGTTCAGCCAATCTTTCGAGATCACACAGATTAAAAATCTTGCACAGGCAAATCCCAATTTGAGTGACGCACTGCTTGCGCTCATCGACAGATTTGTCGACTTGGCATACCCGTTTCAACATAAGTACTATTATCATCCAGGGTTCAATGGCAGGTACTCCATCAAAGTGGTTTTGCCGACACTGTTCCCTGACAATGATGAACTTGACTATAAAAAACTTGGCTCAGTACAAAATGGCAGTGATGCAATGAATACCTTTGCCAAGCTGCATCTTTTGAAAGATAAAAACAAACGAGAGGAGATACGAAAAGACCTGCTTGCCTATTGCCGTTTGGATACTTTGGCGATGGTGAGGATATGGGAGAAGTTGAGGGATGCAGTTAACGAGAATGCTTAA
- a CDS encoding helix-turn-helix transcriptional regulator → MPYKKDYDKILTRLTVILSRLYDREALSVTELAEEFNVSGRTIQRDFNERLISFPIYQDKKKWKMQDGFRIEKIKSIEEQLVLDIIEKMTESIGGKFATTSHKLLSKIKNEDFNPIYTKLNIEDISDRFDDIQLIEKAIKDKTELECSYENEREGTFRANIQPLKIVNYEGFWYLVAFKDGTVQKYYIKTLSNIQPTAKTFTVDEDIEELLKNSINIWFKSDIEPFEVKIYADKVAAKYFKRRALPTQSIETLREDGTMEFVVTITDEMEIIPIVKYWLPHLRILEPLWIQELINADLKKYLKEKDE, encoded by the coding sequence ATGCCATATAAAAAAGATTACGACAAAATACTGACCCGTCTGACGGTTATACTTTCCCGCCTCTACGACAGAGAAGCACTTTCTGTTACGGAGCTTGCCGAAGAGTTCAATGTGAGTGGGCGCACCATCCAAAGAGATTTCAATGAAAGACTCATTTCTTTTCCTATCTATCAGGATAAAAAGAAATGGAAGATGCAGGATGGGTTTCGAATAGAAAAAATCAAATCCATTGAAGAACAGCTTGTTTTGGACATAATAGAAAAAATGACTGAAAGTATAGGTGGTAAATTTGCTACAACCTCACATAAGTTACTCTCTAAAATAAAAAATGAAGATTTTAACCCCATCTATACAAAATTGAATATAGAAGATATTAGTGATAGGTTTGATGATATACAACTCATAGAAAAAGCCATCAAAGATAAAACCGAATTAGAATGTAGTTATGAAAATGAAAGAGAGGGAACTTTTAGAGCTAATATACAACCTCTTAAAATAGTTAATTATGAAGGCTTTTGGTATTTGGTTGCCTTTAAAGATGGGACTGTTCAAAAGTACTACATTAAAACTCTCTCAAACATACAGCCAACGGCTAAAACGTTTACAGTAGATGAAGATATAGAAGAGTTATTGAAGAACTCAATAAACATATGGTTCAAATCAGATATTGAACCTTTTGAAGTGAAAATTTATGCAGATAAAGTTGCTGCAAAATATTTTAAACGCAGAGCATTACCCACACAAAGCATAGAGACCTTAAGGGAAGACGGTACTATGGAGTTTGTTGTGACTATTACTGACGAGATGGAGATTATACCTATTGTTAAATATTGGTTGCCTCATTTGAGGATATTAGAGCCTTTGTGGATTCAAGAGTTGATAAATGCAGACCTCAAAAAATATTTAAAGGAAAAAGATGAATAA
- a CDS encoding PD-(D/E)XK nuclease family protein, with protein MEDREYKEFIQTTYERFKNKLNQKKLRGVNDYNLLTTVLKEHDEVRLHSRMIGSLLNPEGLHYQNTLFLDKFLNLIDLPDFFDDTQKVTLCRECENIDLYLTDGKKHIIIENKVYTGDQPAQIKRYIEKIVKKNPKMGKKDLVVIYLSIDRDKPTELSLGKEKKNQTSGYFEINTEKQLQYIGSENNLKDRKFNYKSIHYGAEILNWLKVCKEEIENITNLNLAIQQYIDVIKMLTNTYTGGIKMEKIKFAKEHYETLVEFDKMMKEYIDSVKEKAVYALGENDFNAYKIEEWENNDKAIRIKNNKNEWGPNTNIALVLKSNGSFSIIIYVYDRPEVAESKLAMLGRMEWEGKIGYFRVGCYKNLNDVYEKIKTAAEELNKYYKNIIQT; from the coding sequence ATGGAAGATAGAGAATATAAAGAATTTATTCAAACAACATATGAAAGATTTAAAAATAAATTAAATCAAAAAAAACTTAGAGGGGTTAATGATTACAATCTGTTGACAACGGTACTGAAAGAACATGATGAAGTTAGACTTCATTCCAGAATGATCGGCTCACTTTTAAATCCTGAAGGGTTACATTACCAAAACACACTTTTTTTAGATAAATTTCTAAATCTAATTGATTTACCTGATTTTTTCGATGATACACAAAAAGTTACACTATGTAGAGAATGTGAAAATATTGATCTGTATCTGACAGACGGAAAGAAACATATAATCATAGAAAACAAAGTGTATACAGGTGATCAGCCGGCTCAAATTAAGAGATACATCGAAAAAATAGTGAAGAAAAATCCTAAGATGGGCAAGAAGGATCTGGTTGTTATTTATCTATCGATAGATAGAGACAAGCCTACCGAATTGAGTCTTGGGAAAGAGAAAAAAAATCAAACTTCTGGATATTTTGAGATTAATACAGAAAAACAACTTCAGTATATAGGTTCTGAGAATAATCTCAAAGATAGAAAATTTAACTATAAATCCATTCATTATGGTGCAGAAATACTGAATTGGCTGAAAGTATGCAAAGAAGAGATTGAAAATATTACAAATCTAAATTTGGCAATACAGCAATACATTGATGTTATAAAAATGCTCACAAATACATATACTGGAGGTATAAAAATGGAAAAAATAAAGTTTGCAAAAGAACATTATGAAACACTTGTTGAATTTGATAAGATGATGAAAGAATATATTGATTCTGTTAAAGAAAAAGCTGTTTATGCACTAGGCGAGAATGACTTTAATGCTTATAAAATAGAGGAATGGGAAAATAATGATAAGGCAATAAGAATAAAAAACAACAAAAATGAATGGGGGCCAAATACAAATATTGCACTTGTATTAAAATCCAATGGCTCTTTTTCGATAATAATTTATGTATATGACAGACCGGAAGTAGCGGAATCAAAACTTGCTATGCTGGGTAGGATGGAGTGGGAAGGCAAAATCGGGTATTTTAGGGTTGGTTGTTACAAAAATCTTAATGATGTTTATGAAAAGATTAAAACAGCAGCAGAAGAACTTAATAAGTATTATAAAAACATAATCCAGACATAA
- a CDS encoding cell division protein FtsZ: MDKINIKVVGIGGGGGSSVAYMADTGLENVDFMVIHTDKSALDASPIENKILLGGGTDIEMDPAAGESAALANYEEIKTKLHGADLILIIAAFGGATGTGAAPIVARAAKKVGALAIPIVTTPFKFEGRKRRNIANQGIEDLLAECGLVIVVPNEEILSMVLDNLGIREAFYIIDKLVCWIAGSITKSMVSCGEKDVCLDLENIKAVLGHKGIAWVGTSGYINSMSATSALEKAIGSPLLHDVSLDEAKGILVHFDVHSNYSYDEIVKAMEILKEHSGEGVLVKFSVSENKCMDPYEYKAALIAVGFDADMEVIAKSDPRKCEQDEILDVPVLLKRA, from the coding sequence ATGGATAAAATTAACATCAAAGTTGTTGGTATTGGTGGCGGTGGAGGGAGCAGTGTTGCCTATATGGCAGATACGGGACTTGAAAATGTTGATTTTATGGTTATTCACACAGACAAGTCAGCTCTTGATGCTTCGCCTATAGAAAATAAAATACTATTGGGTGGGGGTACAGATATAGAGATGGATCCTGCCGCAGGGGAATCGGCTGCTTTGGCGAATTATGAGGAGATAAAAACAAAGCTTCACGGAGCAGACCTGATTTTGATAATTGCCGCATTTGGAGGAGCCACAGGAACCGGTGCTGCACCCATTGTTGCCAGAGCTGCTAAAAAAGTAGGTGCTTTGGCAATCCCTATTGTGACGACCCCATTTAAATTTGAAGGCAGAAAGAGAAGAAATATCGCCAACCAGGGAATTGAAGACCTGTTGGCTGAGTGTGGCTTGGTTATCGTAGTTCCAAATGAAGAAATTTTATCAATGGTACTAGACAATCTGGGTATCCGTGAAGCTTTTTATATAATAGACAAGCTTGTTTGTTGGATTGCAGGCAGCATTACGAAAAGTATGGTTTCTTGTGGAGAAAAAGATGTCTGTCTTGATTTAGAAAATATAAAAGCCGTATTGGGGCACAAAGGCATTGCATGGGTAGGTACATCGGGGTATATAAACAGCATGAGTGCCACATCTGCATTGGAAAAGGCTATTGGGTCTCCACTGCTTCATGATGTATCCCTTGATGAAGCCAAAGGTATTTTGGTTCATTTTGATGTACATTCAAACTACTCTTACGATGAGATTGTTAAAGCAATGGAAATATTGAAAGAACATAGCGGGGAAGGCGTGCTGGTGAAGTTTTCTGTCTCAGAAAATAAATGCATGGACCCATATGAGTATAAAGCTGCATTAATCGCAGTGGGTTTTGATGCTGACATGGAAGTGATTGCCAAATCAGATCCCCGTAAGTGTGAACAGGATGAAATTCTTGATGTTCCAGTTTTATTAAAGAGAGCATAG
- a CDS encoding tyrosine-type recombinase/integrase yields the protein MRNTRKRERVATGIYKRIDAKGEIIYDINFRDEFGKNKFLKVGRKSDGVTVAYCKQYRSKIINMKYLGEDVSNIRKKSSITFDDITEDYFEYVKYADFKEPQSFANRYRDHIKDSLGHLPVESITKNDINNLIMLLKDKNLAPATIDRIRQQVSATFNVAIGKEKCRNNPASVSRVDSSSLMRLNKKSINNARERYLSKDEANLLLSELKLRRFDVYFMALLALTTGARAGEILKIQYKDIDLENRYINLVETKNGSSRKIKITSKVYDILNEIEFESPNKYLFAGSKHDHLQAIPNIYSIIVGELFNSELDSRDTKHRVCFHTLRHTFASWLAINGTPIFTIQKLMGHKDINMTLRYAKLSPDAGVEAVNSLEEKFIE from the coding sequence ATGAGAAATACAAGAAAAAGAGAACGGGTTGCAACCGGGATCTATAAAAGAATCGATGCAAAGGGTGAAATTATTTATGATATAAATTTCAGGGATGAATTTGGGAAAAATAAGTTTCTTAAAGTGGGAAGAAAGTCAGATGGGGTCACCGTTGCCTATTGCAAACAGTATAGAAGTAAAATTATCAATATGAAATATTTGGGAGAAGATGTATCTAACATAAGAAAGAAATCTTCTATAACGTTTGATGATATCACAGAAGATTACTTTGAGTATGTGAAGTATGCAGACTTTAAAGAACCTCAATCATTTGCTAATCGCTATAGAGATCATATCAAGGATAGTCTTGGGCATTTACCCGTAGAAAGCATTACTAAAAATGATATCAATAATTTGATTATGCTGCTTAAAGATAAAAATTTGGCACCTGCAACAATTGACCGGATCAGACAGCAGGTATCTGCTACATTTAATGTGGCAATAGGGAAAGAAAAATGCAGAAACAATCCGGCAAGTGTATCAAGAGTTGATAGCAGCTCCTTGATGCGTTTGAACAAGAAAAGCATTAATAATGCAAGAGAAAGGTACCTTTCCAAGGATGAAGCCAATCTTCTGCTTAGCGAACTCAAGCTAAGAAGATTTGATGTTTACTTCATGGCTTTGCTTGCTTTAACTACTGGGGCAAGAGCTGGAGAAATATTGAAAATTCAGTATAAGGATATCGACCTTGAAAACAGATATATTAACTTGGTTGAAACCAAAAATGGATCTAGTCGCAAAATAAAAATTACCTCAAAAGTCTATGATATTCTAAATGAAATAGAGTTTGAAAGTCCAAACAAGTACCTGTTTGCAGGTAGCAAACATGATCATCTTCAAGCTATACCAAACATATACTCTATCATAGTAGGAGAATTATTCAATAGTGAGCTGGATTCAAGAGATACAAAACATAGGGTATGTTTCCATACGCTTAGGCATACATTTGCAAGTTGGCTTGCCATTAATGGAACACCTATCTTTACAATCCAAAAGCTTATGGGGCATAAAGACATCAATATGACACTTCGATATGCGAAGCTAAGTCCTGATGCCGGCGTAGAGGCAGTAAATAGTTTGGAAGAGAAGTTTATAGAATAA
- a CDS encoding DnaA ATPase domain-containing protein — MGRKAIYVTVEDFANKYAMYLMSQTMNRFRNKYQRNDVLLLDNFDDISNMFETQKQLSKFIEFYNENHKNIVIAMSRHPVRTFSISDRLKNHLLRGLSCELKGMHRETIDKLIHKKCHELGLKLNDKMVHRISKYHKEIPKIEGILHKAYALSDLLGQKVDIALIKQLVKEFKNEEKKQLTSKKVKENRYILL; from the coding sequence ATGGGGAGGAAAGCAATATATGTTACCGTTGAAGATTTCGCTAATAAATATGCGATGTATTTAATGTCCCAAACAATGAATCGGTTTAGAAATAAATATCAAAGGAATGATGTTTTGCTCCTCGATAACTTTGACGATATATCCAATATGTTTGAAACGCAAAAGCAATTGTCAAAATTTATTGAATTTTATAACGAAAACCATAAAAATATAGTGATTGCCATGAGTAGGCATCCTGTCAGAACGTTTTCTATTTCTGATAGGTTAAAGAACCATTTACTAAGAGGTCTATCTTGTGAACTAAAAGGAATGCACAGAGAAACAATAGACAAACTTATTCACAAAAAATGTCATGAACTTGGTTTGAAACTAAATGATAAAATGGTTCATCGTATTAGTAAGTACCATAAGGAGATACCGAAAATAGAGGGAATTTTACATAAAGCATATGCATTGTCTGATCTGCTTGGACAAAAAGTTGATATTGCACTTATTAAGCAACTAGTCAAAGAGTTTAAAAATGAAGAGAAAAAACAACTCACCTCAAAAAAAGTGAAAGAAAATAGGTATATTTTATTATAA
- a CDS encoding DUF2493 domain-containing protein → MENITKVAVVGSRGFEDYVLFKTVMDKFLADFESVAFVSGGASGADSLAERYAKEHGIEVIVFKPEWKRYGKRAGYMRNAQIWKEADVGIAFWDGESKGTRHSFKLAKKMSKELRVFDYLKRMFIDPDA, encoded by the coding sequence ATGGAAAATATAACAAAAGTGGCAGTTGTAGGAAGCCGGGGATTTGAGGATTATGTACTGTTTAAAACCGTTATGGACAAGTTCCTTGCAGATTTTGAGTCAGTGGCTTTTGTAAGTGGTGGTGCCAGCGGTGCGGATAGTTTGGCAGAACGGTATGCGAAAGAGCATGGCATAGAGGTGATCGTTTTCAAGCCTGAATGGAAACGCTATGGCAAACGAGCAGGATATATGAGAAATGCACAGATCTGGAAAGAAGCAGATGTAGGCATAGCCTTTTGGGATGGTGAGAGTAAGGGTACCCGGCACTCCTTCAAGTTAGCAAAAAAGATGAGTAAAGAGTTGAGGGTGTTTGACTATTTGAAACGGATGTTTATTGATCCGGATGCTTAA